The bacterium genome includes a window with the following:
- a CDS encoding DUF192 domain-containing protein: protein MATKRFRLVLSCVFLLGILSCNKVVHSDLPQDRLRIDGKEITVEIANQGISRETGLMFRREMPWDHGMLFVFPDAAPRFFWMKNTYIPLSIAFLDEKGRVLNILEMPPLTESNFPSQGSAKYAIEMNKDWFGKNGVKAGDQVEGLEAVPTPVD, encoded by the coding sequence TTGGCAACAAAACGGTTCCGCCTGGTGCTTTCCTGCGTTTTCCTTCTGGGGATCCTTTCCTGCAACAAGGTCGTCCATTCGGACCTTCCGCAGGACCGTTTGCGGATCGATGGAAAGGAGATCACGGTCGAGATCGCCAACCAGGGGATCAGCCGGGAAACAGGGTTGATGTTCCGGCGGGAAATGCCGTGGGACCACGGGATGCTCTTCGTGTTCCCCGATGCGGCTCCCCGGTTCTTTTGGATGAAGAACACCTATATCCCGCTGAGCATCGCGTTCCTGGACGAAAAGGGAAGGGTATTGAACATTCTGGAGATGCCTCCGCTGACGGAAAGCAATTTCCCGTCCCAGGGGTCGGCCAAATACGCCATCGAAATGAACAAGGATTGGTTCGGGAAAAATGGCGTCAAAGCGGGTGATCAGGTCGAAGGCTTGGAAGCGGTCCCGACGCCGGTCGATTGA
- a CDS encoding pilus assembly protein N-terminal domain-containing protein gives MRRSALLVFLTLTLGTSFGSPAQAPLHLMTGESKLIHVEPGTKVAVGNPSVADVTVVSDQEILVSGRGPGNTDLIYINADGDKETQNILVASHNLKKSMVEMDVEIMEIENQSALKAGLSWGSIENSSSGGSTTGTATTTGSVNLNNLSISENNPPPLLAFGSFTRQSLTASLQLLINRGKAKVLAKPKLLAVSGEDASFLAGGEVPYITESKLGSSNVEWKPYGVKLRIRPSIDAEGNISASLRAEVSGLDIQHGVSTGGGVFVPAIRTRWAETSVYMKSGSTLVIAGLISEENQRSTSGLPILSDIPLIGELFKYTDNESQQTELVVFVTPSLVGQGKGME, from the coding sequence ATGAGAAGATCGGCCCTTCTCGTTTTTCTCACCTTGACCTTAGGGACCTCATTCGGATCCCCCGCACAAGCTCCGCTCCATTTGATGACTGGGGAATCCAAATTGATCCATGTCGAACCAGGAACGAAGGTCGCCGTAGGGAATCCTTCCGTGGCCGATGTCACCGTGGTCAGCGACCAAGAGATCCTGGTCTCCGGGCGGGGCCCCGGCAACACGGACCTCATTTATATCAATGCGGACGGCGACAAGGAGACGCAGAACATCCTGGTCGCCTCCCACAACCTCAAGAAATCCATGGTCGAAATGGACGTAGAGATCATGGAGATCGAGAACCAGAGCGCCCTGAAAGCCGGATTGAGCTGGGGATCGATCGAGAACTCCTCCTCCGGCGGTTCGACAACCGGCACCGCAACCACCACGGGCTCGGTCAATCTGAACAATTTGTCCATCTCCGAGAACAACCCTCCACCCCTTCTCGCTTTCGGTTCCTTTACACGCCAAAGCTTGACCGCCAGCCTTCAATTGCTGATCAACCGAGGAAAAGCCAAAGTATTGGCCAAACCCAAGCTATTGGCCGTCAGCGGCGAGGATGCCAGTTTCCTGGCGGGCGGAGAGGTCCCCTACATCACCGAAAGCAAGCTCGGTTCCTCCAACGTCGAGTGGAAACCCTACGGGGTCAAATTGAGGATCCGGCCTTCCATCGATGCCGAAGGGAATATCTCCGCCAGTCTCCGCGCGGAAGTGAGCGGCCTGGATATCCAACACGGGGTCTCGACAGGGGGCGGGGTCTTCGTGCCGGCCATCCGGACCCGCTGGGCGGAAACATCGGTCTACATGAAAAGTGGAAGCACCTTGGTCATCGCGGGACTGATCAGCGAGGAGAACCAAAGATCGACCTCCGGCCTGCCCATCCTCAGTGACATCCCCTTGATCGGGGAACTTTTCAAATACACCGACAATGAAAGTCAACAGACCGAATTGGTGGTCTTCGTGACCCCTTCCCTGGTGGGACAGGGAAAAGGGATGGAATAG
- the cpaB gene encoding Flp pilus assembly protein CpaB: MNQRSAIALAVGLLSGLIAFYLLYSSASEIEKRSTPVQVLMATDYIPAGTYLNSSMVAPKEVPGAFVSPSAIRDLKEISGLIPLVPISAGEQILSNKFGVSEETLSLSLGPGERAFTLAVNETTGVGGLLRPGNRVDVLSRIEGDRKVVSSFVLQDIKIVAVGQNLNGRSQKTGSSGAESGPYSTVTLAVTPEQAETLFFLENHPLRLVLRGPNDDEIVAIQPQSDSEVLSKLGHFSSSSRRSPGIQVIHGNSN, translated from the coding sequence ATGAACCAAAGATCTGCCATCGCCTTGGCGGTTGGTCTTTTGTCCGGACTCATCGCCTTTTATCTCCTGTACTCTTCCGCTTCCGAGATCGAAAAAAGATCGACCCCGGTCCAAGTCCTCATGGCAACGGACTATATCCCTGCCGGCACCTATTTGAACTCCAGCATGGTCGCTCCGAAAGAGGTACCCGGAGCCTTCGTCAGCCCCAGTGCCATTCGGGACCTCAAAGAGATCTCAGGGCTCATCCCATTGGTACCGATCTCAGCGGGCGAACAGATCCTTTCGAACAAATTCGGCGTGAGCGAAGAGACCCTTTCCCTCAGCTTAGGCCCGGGTGAACGGGCTTTTACCCTTGCGGTCAATGAAACGACCGGGGTGGGCGGTCTGCTAAGGCCGGGAAATCGCGTGGATGTCCTATCGCGCATTGAGGGCGACCGGAAGGTGGTCAGTTCCTTCGTGCTCCAGGACATCAAGATCGTCGCTGTGGGGCAGAACCTGAACGGCCGTTCCCAAAAGACCGGTTCCTCGGGCGCCGAGAGCGGCCCCTATTCGACCGTTACCTTGGCCGTCACTCCCGAGCAGGCCGAAACCCTTTTCTTTCTTGAGAATCATCCCCTCCGTTTGGTCCTCCGGGGCCCCAATGACGATGAGATCGTGGCTATCCAGCCCCAAAGCGATTCGGAAGTCCTTTCCAAGCTCGGTCATTTTTCTTCATCGTCCAGGCGTTCCCCCGGGATCCAGGTGATCCACGGGAATTCGAATTAG
- a CDS encoding TadE/TadG family type IV pilus assembly protein, whose amino-acid sequence MKTTMFFRRQRGQALHEMLVVIPLLILLAAGLAQLTLVIRAKIAFEDACGKAARIFALGDIRSKDLGPSLWENLGPDQKYFDQGSILVSARQPNSLLGGDLQEDLGFLGMVMKEGLFNYGGADWIVTIRYRGAPVLGPLFPNGILFKAQLAVLRHPA is encoded by the coding sequence ATGAAAACGACAATGTTTTTTCGAAGGCAACGCGGCCAAGCGCTTCACGAAATGTTGGTCGTCATTCCCCTGCTCATACTGCTGGCTGCCGGTCTCGCCCAATTGACCCTTGTGATCCGGGCTAAGATCGCGTTCGAGGATGCCTGCGGGAAGGCGGCCCGAATCTTCGCCTTGGGGGATATCCGTTCCAAGGACTTGGGTCCTTCCTTATGGGAAAATCTGGGACCCGATCAAAAATATTTCGACCAGGGTTCGATCCTTGTTTCCGCTCGCCAACCCAATAGCCTTTTGGGGGGCGACCTTCAAGAGGATCTTGGTTTCTTGGGAATGGTCATGAAGGAAGGGCTGTTCAATTATGGCGGGGCCGATTGGATAGTGACCATTCGTTACCGGGGCGCTCCCGTGCTCGGGCCCCTTTTTCCCAACGGGATCCTTTTCAAGGCCCAATTAGCCGTCCTGAGGCATCCCGCGTGA
- a CDS encoding TadE/TadG family type IV pilus assembly protein: MTEQVVLPFSQRGQSAVEFALIAPFLFFVFFAIIQLAYMAYASFAVQRAALSIARDAARSDDPELYDPHFQLLYSLGPLAALNRTTLATALASKCSIATNGAKVVVTLKYPMPIWVPLAGEVFGVPLSTSFLQENSTGALMTDILKGLGLDPSILSIPALHLPNVFWMTFTAEAIDENITEFPPR, encoded by the coding sequence TTGACCGAACAAGTGGTCCTGCCTTTCTCCCAAAGGGGGCAATCGGCGGTCGAATTCGCGCTGATCGCCCCTTTTCTTTTTTTCGTCTTCTTCGCCATTATCCAACTGGCCTACATGGCTTATGCCTCCTTTGCCGTCCAACGCGCCGCCCTTTCCATCGCCCGTGACGCCGCCCGGTCCGATGACCCCGAACTTTACGATCCTCATTTTCAACTCCTCTATTCCCTTGGCCCGCTGGCGGCGTTGAACCGAACGACCTTGGCGACCGCCCTGGCTTCCAAATGTTCCATCGCTACGAACGGCGCGAAAGTCGTCGTGACCCTCAAGTATCCAATGCCGATATGGGTGCCGTTGGCAGGCGAGGTCTTCGGAGTTCCCCTGTCCACTTCCTTTTTGCAAGAGAACTCGACGGGAGCCTTGATGACCGACATCCTGAAAGGACTTGGGCTGGACCCATCCATCCTCTCCATCCCGGCATTGCACCTGCCGAATGTTTTCTGGATGACTTTCACCGCCGAAGCGATCGACGAAAACATCACCGAGTTCCCACCCCGATGA
- a CDS encoding Flp family type IVb pilin: MRKRLDQKGQGMTEYILIVALIAVVAIAAVKMFGKNVKSGFENASQQVGGAVANPNGNSGAVGNAANAVNNAAGVVGGH; the protein is encoded by the coding sequence ATGAGAAAGCGTCTGGATCAAAAAGGACAGGGAATGACCGAGTATATCTTGATCGTGGCCCTGATCGCCGTGGTCGCCATCGCGGCCGTGAAGATGTTCGGCAAGAACGTCAAGAGCGGTTTCGAGAACGCCAGCCAGCAGGTCGGAGGTGCCGTCGCCAACCCGAACGGAAATAGCGGGGCGGTCGGGAATGCCGCCAACGCCGTCAACAATGCCGCCGGGGTCGTCGGCGGGCATTGA
- a CDS encoding zinc ribbon domain-containing protein, translated as MKCARCGNKNEPSSKFCKECGAELQANGQAAPITSVSELYGKEVEVLFFIENFTGKVTGIVNPTEDQIGRYREAVLQKIIIEVPMALENDENIGAILTFIRQSKEYLGEKFNEGQYRNFSPADLKKEYLKLFERILKDKSRKGSDKPLPAANTEKAK; from the coding sequence ATGAAATGCGCCCGTTGCGGCAATAAAAACGAACCCTCCAGCAAGTTCTGCAAGGAATGCGGCGCCGAACTCCAAGCCAACGGGCAGGCCGCCCCCATCACCAGCGTCTCCGAACTCTATGGGAAAGAAGTCGAGGTCCTCTTCTTTATAGAGAACTTCACCGGCAAAGTGACGGGTATCGTCAACCCGACGGAAGACCAGATCGGACGTTACCGGGAAGCCGTCCTCCAAAAGATCATCATCGAAGTCCCCATGGCCTTGGAGAACGATGAGAACATCGGGGCCATCCTGACCTTCATCCGTCAGAGCAAGGAATATCTCGGGGAAAAGTTCAACGAAGGCCAATACCGCAACTTCTCACCCGCCGATCTGAAGAAGGAATACCTGAAGCTCTTCGAGCGGATCCTGAAAGACAAGTCCCGCAAAGGTTCCGATAAGCCTCTTCCCGCGGCCAATACGGAAAAAGCGAAGTAA
- a CDS encoding rod shape-determining protein, translated as MLNFLLGLFSSDVAIDLGTATTLVYVKGRGIVLQEPSLVVVHKATNQILAVGNDAKLMLGRTPGSIVSIRPMRDGVIADFEVTERMLRYFISKVHNRRSLIRPRIVVAIPSGCTEVEKRAVRDSAEQAGAREVFLIEEPMAAAIGAGMPIAEPQGNMIVDIGGGTTEVAVISLGDIVYGKSIRVAGDEFDEAIVNYIKRTYNILIGERTAEDIKIQIGSAFPLEQELRMQIKGRDLVTGLPKTIELTSEEIRGALEEPLIPIIETIKLTLERTPPELAADIVDRGIVLAGGSSLLKNLDERLRDETGVPVNHADDPSTAVAMGAGHLLDRSMDFLKRISVLEKEYL; from the coding sequence TTGCTGAATTTCCTTCTAGGTCTTTTTTCCAGCGACGTGGCCATCGACCTTGGCACAGCCACCACCCTCGTTTACGTCAAGGGTCGTGGGATCGTCCTTCAGGAACCTTCCCTCGTCGTCGTTCATAAAGCCACCAACCAGATCCTGGCGGTCGGCAACGACGCCAAGCTCATGCTGGGCCGCACGCCGGGTTCCATCGTCTCCATCCGCCCCATGCGGGACGGGGTCATCGCCGACTTCGAGGTGACCGAGCGCATGCTCCGTTACTTCATCTCCAAGGTCCACAACCGCCGCTCCCTCATCCGCCCCCGCATCGTGGTGGCCATCCCCTCCGGATGCACCGAGGTGGAGAAGCGGGCCGTCCGGGACTCGGCCGAACAGGCCGGCGCCCGGGAAGTGTTCCTCATCGAGGAGCCCATGGCCGCGGCCATCGGCGCGGGCATGCCCATCGCCGAACCCCAGGGCAACATGATCGTGGACATCGGCGGGGGGACCACCGAGGTGGCCGTCATTTCACTGGGGGACATCGTTTATGGGAAATCCATCCGGGTGGCGGGGGACGAATTCGACGAAGCCATCGTCAATTACATCAAGCGGACCTACAACATCCTGATCGGGGAACGGACCGCGGAGGACATCAAGATCCAGATCGGCTCCGCCTTCCCGTTGGAGCAGGAATTGCGGATGCAGATCAAGGGACGGGACCTGGTGACCGGGCTCCCGAAGACCATCGAATTGACCTCGGAGGAGATCCGGGGTGCATTGGAAGAGCCCCTCATCCCCATCATCGAGACCATCAAGCTCACCCTGGAGCGTACCCCCCCCGAACTGGCGGCGGACATCGTGGACCGGGGCATCGTGCTGGCGGGCGGTTCCTCCTTGCTGAAGAACCTGGACGAGCGCCTTCGGGACGAGACCGGGGTCCCGGTCAACCACGCCGACGACCCTTCCACCGCGGTGGCCATGGGCGCCGGGCACCTGCTGGACCGTTCCATGGATTTCCTCAAGCGCATCTCGGTCCTCGAGAAAGAATATCTCTGA
- the mreC gene encoding rod shape-determining protein MreC, translating to MLKFLLRNLSALFLVALFLACGALLLYRSSHRGAPPPTFKTTALSLWLPVQQTVTRIITFPEDTLNAIRELKNLHQEVDRLQLENQSLRIELSNHKSTEEELARLQRMEEIKPTLSRKAHLARIIAHDPSVWNSSFIVDAGSDAGIQVDSPVISEQGLVGRVIEVSSGNSRVLLASDPDFSVAGIDDRSRVSGVVQGTGRNQLRYGYVSAAEDVQKDDVILSSGLGGVFPKGYRLGTVIRKGEAENGLMADILLAPAVDFASLDYVFILPPAILFQ from the coding sequence ATGCTTAAATTCCTCCTGCGAAACCTTTCCGCCCTTTTTCTCGTCGCCCTTTTCCTGGCCTGCGGCGCTTTGCTCCTTTACCGTTCCTCCCACCGGGGCGCCCCGCCGCCGACCTTCAAGACGACCGCCCTCTCCCTTTGGCTGCCCGTCCAACAGACGGTGACGAGGATCATCACCTTCCCCGAGGACACCCTCAACGCGATCCGCGAGCTCAAGAACCTCCACCAGGAGGTGGACCGGTTGCAGTTGGAGAACCAATCGCTGCGCATCGAGCTCTCCAACCATAAGTCCACCGAGGAGGAACTGGCCCGCCTGCAGCGGATGGAGGAGATCAAGCCGACCCTCTCGCGCAAGGCCCACCTGGCGCGGATCATCGCCCACGATCCCAGTGTTTGGAACAGCAGCTTCATCGTGGACGCCGGTTCCGACGCGGGCATCCAGGTGGACTCCCCGGTCATCTCGGAACAGGGACTGGTCGGGCGGGTCATCGAGGTTTCCAGCGGGAACAGCCGGGTGCTCCTGGCCTCGGACCCGGATTTCAGCGTGGCCGGGATCGACGATCGTTCCCGCGTGTCGGGGGTCGTGCAGGGGACCGGGCGGAACCAATTGCGTTACGGCTATGTGAGCGCCGCGGAGGACGTCCAAAAGGACGATGTCATCCTTTCCTCCGGCCTGGGCGGGGTCTTTCCCAAGGGATACCGGTTGGGCACGGTGATCCGGAAGGGCGAGGCCGAGAACGGGCTGATGGCGGATATCCTCCTGGCGCCGGCGGTGGATTTCGCGTCCCTGGACTATGTCTTCATCCTCCCGCCCGCGATCCTTTTCCAATGA
- the mreD gene encoding rod shape-determining protein MreD codes for MRSGPWARGWSRFRWVLLVVAIFFLQQLPVVAGLGVDLPLVFVILLGLRSTATPASGWGFLMGFLQDLLSAGWIGPNVIGKTLTGALCAYFRLRIYREKVVTQTGLVFVAALFHQGVVWSIKLWDGSAPSFSQALWTCWKTALGTTLAGFLVSIFLVRFRRRRYDPATA; via the coding sequence ATGAGATCCGGTCCTTGGGCAAGGGGATGGAGCAGGTTCCGCTGGGTGCTCCTGGTGGTCGCGATCTTCTTCCTCCAACAGCTCCCGGTCGTCGCGGGGCTGGGGGTGGACCTTCCGCTGGTCTTCGTCATCCTCCTGGGCCTCCGCTCCACCGCCACCCCCGCCTCGGGATGGGGTTTCCTGATGGGGTTCCTCCAGGACCTTCTTTCGGCGGGCTGGATCGGGCCGAACGTGATCGGCAAGACCCTGACCGGGGCCCTTTGCGCCTATTTCCGCCTGCGGATCTACCGGGAAAAGGTGGTGACCCAGACGGGCCTGGTCTTCGTGGCCGCCCTTTTCCACCAGGGGGTGGTGTGGTCCATCAAGCTTTGGGACGGCTCCGCCCCGAGTTTTTCCCAGGCCCTTTGGACCTGTTGGAAGACCGCCCTGGGAACCACCTTGGCCGGGTTCCTGGTCTCCATTTTCCTGGTCCGTTTCCGCCGCCGCCGGTACGATCCCGCGACGGCTTAG